A genomic stretch from Streptomyces venezuelae ATCC 10712 includes:
- the serB gene encoding phosphoserine phosphatase SerB, translating into MSASQTSDVPTLLVKIFGKDRPGITAGLFDTLAAYSVDVVDIEQVVSRGRLVLCALVTEPTVATQGELRATVHSWAESLKLQAEIISGTGDNRPRGEGRSHVTVLGNPLTAEQTAAIAARIAGAGGNIDRVFRLAKYPVTAVEFAVSGCETEPLRTALATEAHSVGVDVAVVSAGLHRRAQRLVVMDVDSTLIQDEVIELFAAHAGCEDKVAEVTAAAMRGELDFEQSLHARVALLAGLDASVVDKVRAEVRMTPGARTLIRTLKRLGYQVGVVSGGFTQVTDDLKERLGLDFASANTLEIVDGKLTGRVTGEIVDRAGKARLLRRFAAEAGVPLAQTVAIGDGANDLDMLNAAGLGVAFNAKPVVREAAHTAVNVPFLDTVLYLLGITREEVEAADGGEEDLLH; encoded by the coding sequence ATGAGCGCATCGCAGACCTCAGACGTTCCCACCCTTCTCGTCAAGATCTTCGGGAAGGACCGTCCCGGGATCACCGCGGGACTCTTCGACACCCTCGCCGCCTACTCCGTCGACGTCGTGGACATCGAGCAGGTCGTCTCCCGCGGCCGGCTCGTCCTGTGCGCGCTGGTCACGGAGCCGACCGTCGCCACGCAGGGCGAGCTCCGGGCCACCGTGCACAGCTGGGCCGAGTCGCTGAAGCTGCAGGCCGAGATCATCTCCGGCACGGGCGACAACCGTCCCCGCGGTGAGGGGCGCTCGCACGTCACCGTGCTCGGCAACCCGCTCACGGCCGAGCAGACGGCGGCCATAGCGGCCAGGATCGCCGGCGCGGGCGGCAACATCGACCGGGTCTTCCGGCTGGCGAAGTATCCGGTCACGGCCGTCGAGTTCGCCGTCTCCGGCTGCGAGACCGAGCCGCTGCGGACGGCCCTCGCCACCGAGGCGCACTCCGTCGGCGTGGACGTGGCCGTGGTCTCCGCAGGCCTGCACCGGCGGGCCCAGCGGCTCGTCGTGATGGACGTCGACTCGACCCTGATCCAGGACGAGGTGATCGAGCTCTTCGCGGCGCACGCGGGCTGCGAGGACAAGGTCGCCGAGGTGACGGCGGCCGCGATGCGCGGGGAGCTGGACTTCGAGCAGTCGCTGCACGCGCGCGTGGCGCTGCTCGCCGGGCTCGACGCCTCGGTGGTCGACAAGGTCCGCGCCGAGGTGCGGATGACGCCCGGGGCCCGGACCCTGATCCGTACGCTGAAGCGGCTCGGCTACCAGGTGGGCGTCGTCTCCGGTGGGTTCACGCAGGTCACGGACGATCTGAAGGAGCGGCTCGGGCTGGACTTCGCCTCCGCCAACACGCTGGAGATCGTCGACGGCAAGCTGACCGGGCGGGTCACGGGCGAGATCGTGGACCGGGCGGGCAAGGCGCGGCTGCTGCGCCGGTTCGCGGCGGAGGCGGGGGTGCCGCTGGCGCAGACGGTGGCGATCGGTGACGGGGCGAACGACCTGGACATGCTGAACGCGGCCGGGCTCGGCGTCGCCTTCAACGCGAAGCCGGTGGTGCGCGAGGCGGCGCACACCGCGGTGAACGTGCCCTTCCTCGACACCGTGCTGTACCTGCTGGGGATCACCCGCGAGGAGGTCGAGGCCGCGGACGGCGGCGAGGAGGACCTGCTGCACTGA
- a CDS encoding FadR/GntR family transcriptional regulator, whose translation MALGHPRRAGLSDQVIAELRNQITSGEWPVGSRIPTEPELVEQLGVARNTVREAVRALAHNGLLDIRQGSGTYVIATSELAGVMHRRFAGSDPRHVAELRSTLESAAARFAAGRRTERDLKQLDALLLRREEAWESGDAERFVTADATFHHAVVAASGNEVLTELYADLGDLLRDWLRGDVGQELRPENWMDHARLVDAIREGDAERAAAEAAGYPFMCLRSPAAQPAREPGPPAGG comes from the coding sequence ATGGCCCTCGGCCACCCCCGGCGCGCAGGCCTCTCCGATCAGGTGATCGCCGAACTGCGGAACCAGATCACCTCCGGCGAGTGGCCGGTGGGTTCGCGCATCCCGACCGAACCCGAACTGGTCGAGCAGCTGGGAGTGGCCCGCAACACCGTGCGCGAGGCGGTCCGGGCGCTCGCCCACAACGGGCTGCTCGACATCCGCCAGGGCTCCGGGACGTACGTCATCGCCACCAGCGAGCTGGCCGGCGTCATGCACCGGCGCTTCGCCGGCTCCGACCCGCGGCACGTCGCCGAGCTGCGCTCCACCCTGGAGTCCGCCGCCGCGCGCTTCGCCGCCGGGCGGCGCACCGAACGGGACCTGAAGCAGCTGGACGCCCTGCTGCTCCGGCGCGAGGAGGCGTGGGAGTCCGGTGACGCGGAGCGGTTCGTGACCGCCGACGCCACCTTCCACCACGCGGTCGTCGCCGCCTCGGGCAACGAGGTGCTCACCGAGCTCTACGCCGACCTCGGCGACCTGCTGCGGGACTGGCTGCGCGGTGACGTGGGGCAGGAGCTGCGGCCGGAGAACTGGATGGACCACGCGCGCCTGGTGGACGCGATCCGGGAGGGCGACGCCGAGCGGGCGGCCGCGGAGGCGGCCGGCTACCCCTTCATGTGCCTCAGGAGCCCCGCGGCACAGCCGGCTCGGGAGCCTGGTCCGCCGGCTGGTGGGTGA
- a CDS encoding FHA domain-containing protein has product MGHGVPELVLELNGRTWTLDPSRSYTLGRDPQGDLVIDDARVSWRHATISWGGRSWVIEDHGSTNGTFLLGQRIHQVEIGPGSAVHLGNATDGPRLNLAAAGAPQQQAPHQQAPHQHAPAHAQQAPAHQASAAAQADWATHQAPPQQNWQQQAPPQVPHQQVPQGPAGHQGPVGHPGQGGPVEQLAQKVPATGGAGSASSAYADRSPTTFHQLALGHVMRIGRALENELVVSDLQVSRHHAEFHATPDGRFEIRDLGSHNGTYVNGQPITKGGTALLGPQDIVGVGHSTFRIVGGQLEEFVDTGSVSFSARHLTVTVDGGKQILKDVSFGVPEKSLIGVIGPSGSGKSTLLKALTGYRPANEGDVLYDNRSLYKQFAELRQRIGLVPQDDILHKELTVQKALRYAAKLRFPGDTAESEREARIGEVLRELKLDIHKEKKVTSLSGGQRKRVSVALELLTKPSLIFLDEPTSGLDPGMDRDVMQLLRGLADDGRTVLVVTHSVAELGLCDKLLVMAPGGSVAYFGPPDEALNFFGYSTWADVFSAFENYRDYDWAGRWKGSQHYQLYAADIDAVAAQPVQMPQQAMSRPPKPQGWGSQLWTLIRRYVSVIASDVGFMALMVILPAVLGAVSVVIPADFGLGKPTPPSRFNGDAGTIMLILAVGMCFSGAANSVRELIKERVIYERERAVGLSRSAYLMSKVIVLGVITALQGVIICAIGFSTRALPEEGLLMPPAVELCIQVIGLGLTSMMVGLVISALVKTAEKTMPLLVMFAIIQVVFTGILFQVYDSPGLEQFAWLMPSRWGIAGAGATLDLAHLMPPWDQKNPANTDPLWEHTVGQWSLNLGIQLFMAAICCVAVARLLRRHEPEVMRK; this is encoded by the coding sequence GTGGGGCATGGAGTGCCAGAACTCGTACTGGAATTGAACGGCAGGACCTGGACGCTCGATCCGTCCAGGTCGTACACCCTGGGCCGCGACCCGCAGGGTGACCTGGTGATCGACGACGCCAGGGTCTCGTGGCGGCACGCCACCATCAGCTGGGGCGGCCGGAGTTGGGTCATCGAGGACCACGGTTCCACCAACGGAACCTTCCTGCTGGGGCAGCGGATCCACCAGGTGGAGATCGGCCCCGGCTCGGCGGTCCACCTCGGCAACGCCACCGACGGCCCGCGGCTGAATCTCGCCGCCGCCGGCGCACCTCAGCAGCAGGCCCCGCACCAGCAGGCCCCGCACCAGCATGCCCCGGCCCACGCCCAGCAGGCCCCTGCCCACCAGGCGTCCGCCGCGGCCCAGGCCGACTGGGCCACGCACCAGGCGCCGCCGCAGCAGAACTGGCAGCAGCAGGCCCCGCCGCAGGTCCCGCACCAGCAGGTCCCGCAGGGCCCTGCCGGCCACCAGGGCCCCGTCGGCCACCCGGGCCAGGGCGGCCCCGTCGAGCAGCTCGCGCAGAAGGTTCCCGCCACCGGCGGAGCCGGGAGTGCCTCCTCGGCCTACGCCGACCGCAGCCCGACCACGTTCCACCAGCTGGCCCTCGGCCACGTCATGCGCATCGGCCGTGCCCTCGAGAACGAACTGGTCGTCTCCGACCTCCAGGTCTCGCGGCACCACGCCGAGTTCCACGCGACGCCCGACGGCCGCTTCGAGATCCGCGACCTCGGCTCGCACAACGGCACGTACGTCAACGGTCAGCCGATCACCAAGGGCGGCACCGCCCTCCTCGGCCCGCAGGACATCGTCGGCGTCGGCCACTCGACCTTCCGGATCGTCGGCGGACAGCTCGAGGAGTTCGTCGACACCGGCTCGGTCTCCTTCTCGGCCCGCCACCTCACGGTCACGGTCGACGGCGGCAAGCAGATCCTCAAGGACGTCTCCTTCGGCGTCCCCGAGAAGTCGCTGATCGGCGTCATCGGCCCGTCCGGTTCCGGAAAGTCCACCCTGCTCAAGGCGCTGACCGGCTACCGCCCGGCCAACGAGGGCGACGTCCTCTACGACAACCGAAGCCTCTACAAGCAGTTCGCCGAGCTGCGCCAGCGCATCGGTCTGGTCCCGCAGGACGACATCCTGCACAAGGAGCTGACCGTCCAGAAGGCGCTGCGCTACGCGGCCAAGCTCCGCTTCCCCGGTGACACCGCCGAGTCCGAGCGCGAGGCCCGCATCGGCGAGGTGCTGCGCGAGCTCAAGCTCGACATCCACAAGGAGAAGAAGGTCACCTCCCTCTCCGGTGGCCAGCGCAAGCGCGTCTCCGTCGCCCTGGAGCTCCTCACCAAGCCGTCGCTGATCTTCCTGGACGAGCCGACCTCCGGCCTCGACCCGGGCATGGACCGCGACGTCATGCAGCTGCTCCGCGGCCTCGCCGACGACGGCCGCACGGTCCTCGTCGTCACCCACTCGGTGGCCGAGCTGGGCCTGTGCGACAAGCTCCTCGTCATGGCCCCCGGCGGCTCGGTGGCGTACTTCGGCCCGCCGGACGAGGCGCTGAACTTCTTCGGCTACTCGACCTGGGCCGACGTCTTCTCCGCCTTCGAGAACTACCGCGACTACGACTGGGCGGGCCGCTGGAAGGGCTCGCAGCACTACCAGCTGTACGCCGCGGACATCGACGCGGTCGCCGCGCAGCCCGTCCAGATGCCGCAGCAGGCGATGTCCAGGCCGCCGAAGCCGCAGGGCTGGGGCTCCCAGCTGTGGACCCTGATCCGCCGCTACGTCTCCGTCATCGCCTCCGACGTGGGCTTCATGGCCCTGATGGTGATCCTGCCGGCCGTCCTCGGCGCGGTGTCCGTGGTCATCCCCGCCGACTTCGGCCTCGGGAAGCCCACGCCCCCGTCCCGGTTCAACGGCGACGCCGGCACGATCATGCTGATCCTCGCGGTCGGCATGTGCTTCAGCGGCGCCGCCAACTCGGTCCGCGAGCTGATCAAGGAACGGGTCATCTACGAGCGGGAGCGCGCCGTCGGCCTGTCCCGCTCCGCGTACCTGATGTCCAAGGTCATCGTCCTCGGCGTGATCACGGCCCTCCAGGGCGTGATCATCTGCGCCATCGGCTTCTCGACCCGCGCGCTGCCCGAGGAGGGCCTGCTGATGCCGCCGGCCGTCGAGCTGTGCATCCAGGTCATCGGTCTCGGCCTGACCTCGATGATGGTCGGCCTGGTCATCTCCGCCCTGGTGAAGACCGCCGAGAAGACCATGCCGCTGCTCGTCATGTTCGCGATCATCCAGGTCGTGTTCACCGGCATCCTCTTCCAGGTGTACGACTCGCCCGGCCTGGAGCAGTTCGCCTGGCTCATGCCCTCCCGCTGGGGCATCGCCGGCGCGGGCGCCACCCTGGACCTGGCTCACCTGATGCCGCCGTGGGACCAGAAGAACCCCGCGAACACCGACCCGCTGTGGGAGCACACGGTCGGCCAGTGGAGCCTCAACCTCGGCATCCAGCTGTTCATGGCGGCCATCTGCTGCGTCGCCGTGGCGCGCCTGCTGCGCCGCCACGAGCCCGAGGTCATGCGCAAGTGA
- a CDS encoding CynX/NimT family MFS transporter encodes MPDEPKTLDPAVRPARTSAPAATTTQPGAAATAGDSPAPGPARRLTLGLVTVGLVLAALNLRPAITSLGALLEEVSSDLHMSGTVAGVLTSVPPLCFAVFGITAPRLARRFGPAAVVCAGMAAIFAGLLLRPFAGGTAGFLAASALALMGIAVSNVLMPVIVKRYFPERIGSMTGLYSMALALGTSIAAAATVPMTDALGGDWRVGLGVWAAIAALAVLPWIPLVRDRDRTATTPAGPQAEATATSRAAAGATVRPGAAGATAAAGTGATTAAAPRITRSRTAWALGVFFGLQATGAYITMGWMPQIFRDAGVPASTAGVLLAVTMVMGVPLAFVIPRLATRMKNQGPIVVALGLCGLTGYTGLFLAPSAGAWVWAVLLGISNCSFPLALTMIGMRSRTGAGVVRLSAFAQSVGYLISIPGPLLVGVLYQHSGGWGLPIVLMGSLMIPQMIVGTLAGRDRTVEDEC; translated from the coding sequence ATGCCTGACGAGCCGAAGACCCTCGACCCCGCCGTACGACCGGCCAGGACCAGCGCCCCCGCCGCCACCACGACGCAGCCCGGAGCGGCCGCCACCGCCGGCGATTCTCCCGCACCGGGACCCGCGCGGCGCCTGACCCTCGGCCTCGTCACCGTCGGACTCGTCCTGGCCGCGCTGAACCTCCGCCCGGCCATCACCAGCCTCGGCGCCCTCCTCGAAGAGGTCAGCTCCGACCTCCACATGAGCGGCACCGTCGCCGGCGTCCTCACCTCCGTCCCCCCGCTCTGCTTCGCCGTCTTCGGCATCACGGCCCCGCGCCTCGCCCGCCGCTTCGGCCCCGCCGCCGTCGTCTGCGCGGGCATGGCCGCCATCTTCGCGGGCCTCCTCCTGCGCCCCTTCGCGGGCGGCACCGCCGGCTTCCTCGCCGCCAGCGCCCTCGCCCTGATGGGCATCGCCGTCAGCAACGTCCTGATGCCGGTCATCGTCAAGCGGTACTTCCCCGAGCGCATCGGCAGCATGACCGGCCTGTACTCCATGGCCCTGGCCCTGGGCACCTCCATCGCCGCGGCCGCGACCGTCCCGATGACCGACGCCCTCGGCGGCGACTGGCGCGTCGGCCTCGGCGTCTGGGCGGCCATCGCCGCGCTGGCCGTCCTGCCCTGGATCCCGCTGGTACGCGACCGGGACCGGACGGCGACGACACCGGCCGGCCCCCAGGCCGAGGCCACGGCCACGTCCCGGGCGGCGGCCGGGGCTACGGTCCGCCCGGGCGCGGCCGGGGCCACCGCCGCCGCGGGCACGGGCGCGACCACCGCCGCCGCGCCGCGCATCACCCGCAGCCGCACCGCCTGGGCCCTGGGCGTCTTCTTCGGCCTCCAGGCCACCGGCGCCTACATCACCATGGGCTGGATGCCGCAGATCTTCCGGGACGCCGGCGTCCCCGCCTCCACCGCGGGCGTGCTCCTCGCCGTCACCATGGTCATGGGCGTCCCGCTGGCCTTCGTGATCCCCCGGCTCGCCACCCGGATGAAGAACCAGGGCCCGATCGTCGTCGCGCTCGGACTGTGCGGCCTCACCGGCTACACCGGCCTCTTCCTCGCCCCGTCCGCCGGAGCCTGGGTCTGGGCCGTGCTGCTCGGCATCTCCAACTGCTCCTTCCCGCTCGCCCTCACCATGATCGGCATGCGCTCCCGCACCGGTGCCGGAGTCGTCCGCCTCTCCGCCTTCGCGCAGAGCGTCGGCTACCTGATCTCGATCCCCGGCCCGCTCCTCGTCGGCGTGCTCTACCAGCACAGCGGCGGCTGGGGGCTCCCGATCGTCCTCATGGGCAGCCTCATGATCCCGCAGATGATCGTCGGAACCCTGGCCGGCCGGGACCGGACGGTCGAGGACGAATGCTGA
- a CDS encoding SGM_5486 family transporter-associated protein — translation MPVLEPNPQNGQKKLLIVLGAMLGISVVIAVIASVASP, via the coding sequence ATGCCAGTCCTCGAACCCAATCCCCAGAACGGTCAGAAGAAGCTGCTCATCGTGCTCGGCGCGATGCTCGGCATCTCGGTCGTCATCGCCGTCATCGCCTCGGTCGCCTCCCCGTGA
- a CDS encoding SixA phosphatase family protein: MSVDTPRRIVLLRHAKADWNQESDHERPLAERGRKDAPVAGRRLAETGIAFDLALCSTATRTRETWKLAVPELPQRPRTVYEERLYEASLGELIALLNETSEDVANLVVIGHNPGMHALADALAGEADGDLPARMNRSGFPTSAFAVLTFTGTWKSVEHGVGRLVDFWTPHA; the protein is encoded by the coding sequence ATGAGCGTCGACACACCCCGCAGGATCGTGCTGCTCCGACACGCGAAGGCGGACTGGAACCAGGAGTCCGACCACGAGCGCCCCCTCGCCGAGCGAGGCCGCAAGGACGCCCCCGTCGCGGGCCGCAGGCTCGCCGAGACCGGTATCGCCTTCGACCTGGCTCTCTGCTCCACCGCCACCAGGACCCGCGAGACCTGGAAGCTGGCCGTGCCGGAACTGCCCCAGCGCCCCAGGACCGTGTACGAGGAGCGGCTGTACGAGGCCTCGCTGGGCGAGCTCATCGCCCTGCTCAACGAGACCTCGGAGGACGTCGCCAACCTCGTCGTCATCGGCCACAACCCCGGCATGCACGCCCTCGCCGACGCCCTCGCGGGCGAGGCCGACGGCGACCTGCCGGCCCGGATGAACCGCAGCGGCTTCCCGACCTCCGCCTTCGCCGTCCTCACGTTCACCGGCACGTGGAAGTCCGTCGAGCACGGCGTCGGACGCCTGGTCGACTTCTGGACCCCGCACGCCTGA
- the fabG gene encoding 3-oxoacyl-[acyl-carrier-protein] reductase: MSRSVLVTGGNRGIGLAIARAFAEAGDKVAITYRSGEPPAALTELGCLAVKCDITDGEQVEQAYKEIEEKHGPVEVLVANAGVTKDQLLMRMSEEDFTSVLDTNLTGTFRVVKRANRGMLRAKKGRVVLISSVVGLLGSAGQANYAASKAGLVGFARSLARELGSRNITFNVVAPGFVDTDMTAVLTDDQRAGIVSQVPLGRYAQPEEIAATVKFLASDDASYITGAVIPVDGGLGMGH; encoded by the coding sequence TTGAGCCGCTCGGTTCTCGTCACCGGAGGAAACCGGGGCATCGGCCTCGCCATCGCCCGCGCGTTCGCCGAGGCCGGCGACAAGGTCGCCATCACGTACCGCTCCGGTGAGCCGCCGGCCGCCCTCACGGAATTGGGCTGCCTGGCCGTGAAGTGCGACATCACCGACGGCGAGCAGGTGGAGCAGGCGTACAAGGAGATCGAGGAGAAGCACGGTCCGGTGGAGGTCCTCGTGGCCAACGCCGGCGTGACGAAGGACCAGCTCCTCATGCGCATGTCCGAGGAGGACTTCACGTCCGTCCTCGACACCAACCTCACCGGCACCTTCCGCGTCGTCAAGCGCGCCAACCGGGGGATGCTGCGGGCCAAGAAGGGCCGCGTCGTCCTGATCTCCTCGGTGGTCGGTCTGCTGGGCTCGGCGGGCCAGGCGAACTACGCCGCCTCGAAGGCCGGACTGGTCGGTTTCGCGCGTTCCCTCGCCCGGGAGCTCGGTTCGCGCAACATCACGTTCAACGTCGTCGCGCCCGGTTTCGTCGACACCGACATGACCGCCGTGCTGACCGACGACCAGCGCGCCGGCATCGTGTCCCAGGTGCCGCTGGGCCGCTACGCGCAGCCCGAGGAGATCGCCGCCACGGTGAAGTTCCTCGCCTCGGACGACGCCTCGTACATCACTGGAGCCGTCATCCCGGTTGACGGCGGACTGGGAATGGGTCACTGA
- the fabI gene encoding enoyl-ACP reductase FabI gives MAGILEGKKILITGVLMESSIAFHAAKLAQEQGAEIILTAWPRPTLTERIARKLPQPEKVKVLELDVSNDEHLARLEGQVREHLGDRLDGIVHSIGFAPQDALGGNFLNTPFESVATAMHVSAFSLKSLTMALLPLMSEGGSVVGLTFDAKFAWPQYDWMGPAKAALEATSRYMARDLGKQNIRCNLISAGPLGSMAAKSIPGFGELASVWDSRSPLEWELSDPEPAGRGIVALLSDWFPKTTGEIIHVDGGLHAIGA, from the coding sequence ATGGCTGGAATCCTCGAGGGCAAGAAGATCCTCATCACCGGTGTGCTGATGGAGTCCTCCATCGCCTTCCACGCCGCGAAGCTGGCCCAGGAGCAGGGTGCGGAGATCATCCTCACCGCCTGGCCCCGGCCGACCCTGACCGAGCGCATCGCCAGGAAGCTGCCCCAGCCCGAGAAGGTCAAGGTCCTGGAGCTCGACGTCTCGAACGACGAGCACCTCGCCCGCCTGGAGGGCCAGGTCCGTGAGCACCTGGGCGACCGCCTCGACGGCATCGTCCACTCCATCGGCTTCGCCCCGCAGGACGCGCTCGGCGGCAACTTCCTCAACACGCCGTTCGAGTCCGTGGCGACCGCCATGCACGTCTCCGCCTTCTCGCTGAAGTCGCTGACGATGGCGCTGCTGCCGCTGATGAGCGAGGGCGGCTCGGTCGTCGGCCTCACCTTCGACGCCAAGTTCGCCTGGCCGCAGTACGACTGGATGGGCCCGGCCAAGGCCGCCCTGGAGGCCACCAGCCGCTACATGGCCCGTGACCTGGGCAAGCAGAACATCCGCTGCAACCTGATCTCGGCGGGCCCGCTCGGCTCGATGGCCGCGAAGTCCATCCCGGGCTTCGGCGAGCTGGCCTCCGTGTGGGACAGCCGTTCCCCGCTGGAGTGGGAGCTCTCGGACCCGGAGCCGGCCGGCCGCGGCATCGTCGCGCTGCTCTCGGACTGGTTCCCGAAGACCACGGGCGAGATCATCCACGTCGACGGCGGCCTGCACGCGATCGGGGCCTGA